The Babylonia areolata isolate BAREFJ2019XMU chromosome 22, ASM4173473v1, whole genome shotgun sequence genome contains a region encoding:
- the LOC143297029 gene encoding glycerol 3-phosphate dehydrogenase-like isoform X2 — protein sequence MLHTGFDAPADSLELHCIKRCMQRVFGTLDALGVPYARNGSIMVAWNPDQASKLSEIRASSLKKGVEKVLELPLDDLYRREPNLSRQAQGALWIPEETVLEPCLYGLLLAHHARKHGNKILTHCEVQGWEVNSNSGRSVLQTTRGPVSAKVVINCAGLHGDKVQNMAGIDTFSIKPRKGQYAVFGSTAGHLIHSSILPVPTEKTKGIIVFKTVHNNVIVGPTAEDVESRQRAPIDPGITKRLLEVGRQTIPELNSCSPIGHYTGVRPATQFKEYQIRSYIDRNWITVGGIRSTGVSASLGIAEHVASLVQTDLKAEPTRGPTHSLEASDWNLLPGGTLLVDGHTYGVCHPITLFGMKEGSSNSNSNSRL from the exons ATGCTGCACACTGGTTTTGATGCCCCAGCTGACAGCTTAGAACTTCACTGTATCAAGCGGTGCATGCAAAGGGTGTTTGGCACTTTGGACGCTCTTGGTGTACCATACGCACGGAATGGGTCCATCATGGTGGCTTGGAATCCTGATCAG gcATCCAAGCTGAGTGAGATCAGAGCATCCTCGCTGAAGAAAGGCGTGGAGAAAGTGTTAGAGCTTCCACTAGACGACTTGTACAGGAGAGAACCGAACCTGAGCCGACAAGCTCAAGGAGCTCTGTGGATCCCTGAGGAAACTGTTCTGGAGCCCTGCCTCTATGGCCTTCTGCTGGCCCACCACGCACGGAAACATGGGAACAAG aTTCTGACGCACTGTGAAGTTCAAGGGTGGGAAGTGAACAGCAACAGTGGTCGGTCAGTCCTTCAGACAACCCGCGGTCCAGTGTCTGCCAAAGTCGTCATTAACTGCGCTGGTCTTCATGGCGACAAGGTTCAGAACATGGCTGGCATCGATACCTTCTC CATCAAACCAAGGAAAGGGCAGTATGCAGTCTTTGGTAGCACAGCTGGTCATCTGATACATTCCAGCATTTTACCTGTCCCGACAGAGAAAACCAAAGGTATCATCGTCTTCAAAACAG TTCACAACAACGTCATTGTTGGGCCCACGGCAGAAGATGTTGAGAGTCGTCAGAGAGCTCCGATAGATCCTGGCATCACAAAGCGACTGCTAGAGGTGGGCCGACAGACCATCCCCGAGCTGAACAGCTGTTCACCCATTGGACATTACACTGGGGTCAGACCGGCCACACAGTTCAAGGAATACCAGATCAGATCGTACATCGACAG AAACTGGATCACCGTGGGAGGCATCCGGTCCACAGGCGTGTCGGCGTCACTGGGGATTGCTGAACACGTGGCCTCTCTGGTGCAGACGGACCTGAAGGCTGAACCCACACGGGGCCCTACGCACAGCTTGGAGGCATCAGACTGGAACCTGCTCCCTGGCGGCACCCTGTTGGTCGACGGACACACATACGGGGTGTGTCACCCGATAACACTGTTTGGGATGAAGGAGGGGagtagcaatagcaacagcaacagcagactgTGA
- the LOC143297029 gene encoding glycerol 3-phosphate dehydrogenase-like isoform X1, which yields MAAADVAIVGGGIVGCSIFFELDRLGFSCVLLEKNENLMSEASSGNSGMLHTGFDAPADSLELHCIKRCMQRVFGTLDALGVPYARNGSIMVAWNPDQASKLSEIRASSLKKGVEKVLELPLDDLYRREPNLSRQAQGALWIPEETVLEPCLYGLLLAHHARKHGNKILTHCEVQGWEVNSNSGRSVLQTTRGPVSAKVVINCAGLHGDKVQNMAGIDTFSIKPRKGQYAVFGSTAGHLIHSSILPVPTEKTKGIIVFKTVHNNVIVGPTAEDVESRQRAPIDPGITKRLLEVGRQTIPELNSCSPIGHYTGVRPATQFKEYQIRSYIDRNWITVGGIRSTGVSASLGIAEHVASLVQTDLKAEPTRGPTHSLEASDWNLLPGGTLLVDGHTYGVCHPITLFGMKEGSSNSNSNSRL from the exons atGGCTGCAGCAGATGTCGCAATTGTTGGTGGAGGCATTGTCGGTTGCTCAATCTTCTTTGAGCTTGATCGTCTTGGCTTTAGTTGCGTATTACTAGAGAAAAATGAAAATCTCATGTCAGAGGCTAGCAGTGGAAACAG TGGAATGCTGCACACTGGTTTTGATGCCCCAGCTGACAGCTTAGAACTTCACTGTATCAAGCGGTGCATGCAAAGGGTGTTTGGCACTTTGGACGCTCTTGGTGTACCATACGCACGGAATGGGTCCATCATGGTGGCTTGGAATCCTGATCAG gcATCCAAGCTGAGTGAGATCAGAGCATCCTCGCTGAAGAAAGGCGTGGAGAAAGTGTTAGAGCTTCCACTAGACGACTTGTACAGGAGAGAACCGAACCTGAGCCGACAAGCTCAAGGAGCTCTGTGGATCCCTGAGGAAACTGTTCTGGAGCCCTGCCTCTATGGCCTTCTGCTGGCCCACCACGCACGGAAACATGGGAACAAG aTTCTGACGCACTGTGAAGTTCAAGGGTGGGAAGTGAACAGCAACAGTGGTCGGTCAGTCCTTCAGACAACCCGCGGTCCAGTGTCTGCCAAAGTCGTCATTAACTGCGCTGGTCTTCATGGCGACAAGGTTCAGAACATGGCTGGCATCGATACCTTCTC CATCAAACCAAGGAAAGGGCAGTATGCAGTCTTTGGTAGCACAGCTGGTCATCTGATACATTCCAGCATTTTACCTGTCCCGACAGAGAAAACCAAAGGTATCATCGTCTTCAAAACAG TTCACAACAACGTCATTGTTGGGCCCACGGCAGAAGATGTTGAGAGTCGTCAGAGAGCTCCGATAGATCCTGGCATCACAAAGCGACTGCTAGAGGTGGGCCGACAGACCATCCCCGAGCTGAACAGCTGTTCACCCATTGGACATTACACTGGGGTCAGACCGGCCACACAGTTCAAGGAATACCAGATCAGATCGTACATCGACAG AAACTGGATCACCGTGGGAGGCATCCGGTCCACAGGCGTGTCGGCGTCACTGGGGATTGCTGAACACGTGGCCTCTCTGGTGCAGACGGACCTGAAGGCTGAACCCACACGGGGCCCTACGCACAGCTTGGAGGCATCAGACTGGAACCTGCTCCCTGGCGGCACCCTGTTGGTCGACGGACACACATACGGGGTGTGTCACCCGATAACACTGTTTGGGATGAAGGAGGGGagtagcaatagcaacagcaacagcagactgTGA